A stretch of DNA from Odontesthes bonariensis isolate fOdoBon6 chromosome 2, fOdoBon6.hap1, whole genome shotgun sequence:
AAACATTTCAAGGACGCATCATTCACAATGTATGTGGTGCGTTATGGGCGCAATAGAACGTTTTAAACAAGCAAAAAGACAGCATACAGAGCTAAAATGGCATTAATTTAGCTTTCACTGATAAAGACACACCTATGGTAAGATAGCAGATACAGTGGCTCATCATTACCGCACATATCCAGGAGTCTATAGTCTCTCACCATCACATCTGATTGTGTAGCAACGCCACAATGCAAGAAGTGTGGAAAATGCAAGTAAACTGTCTCAGGAAGCCCAGAACTGGCAAAACTTGACGTCCACCGTCGTATAAAAGCAGTATCCAGCAGATCTCCCAACTTACAGAAGCCTATATAATATGGAGAATAGAGCTGATTAAGTAGCGCCTGCAGCGCCTCAGATCCACGATCTGGACCATCAAATGTTCTATACCCGTTTAATCCAGCTCAGGATCGCGGGGacctggagcctgtcccagctgtcattgggcaagaggcgtggtacacagagacaaacgagacaaacaaccatgcaggctcacactcactcctagagaCAAtttagtcaccaattaacctgacatgcatgtttttggtgcGAGGAAGCCGAAGTACCAAGAGAGAgtccacacatacacggggagaacacgcaaattccacacagaaaggctccagctgggattcaaactGGGAACCCTCTctctgtgaggcgacagtgctaaccaccccACCACCGTGCATTTGGACATGACTCTAAAAATTgctacacaaaagaaaaaacaagaattGTTTAACTGTCCTAAAAAATCCCGACTAAGCACTTAAAGGAAAAAGAACAAGAGAAAGTAAACACcaaaaacattaacattaacttaccgaaaaaaaaacaaaataatgaagACAAAAAGCACGACTTCTTAAAACATTTAATGAAAACATGGGTATGTACTGTAACTGCTTTAGAAACATAAGCattttaaaacataaataatGAAATTCTTACCAATTTCCTGAAATCTCTACATTGCTAAACCAAAAAAGGGCTACCACCAAAAACACAGTGACATTACTTAGCAATGGACAGCAGGTTGAAACAGGATGTAAATTGAACCTTACTCCAGTTGTAATCACTTTATTGTCTGGTCTCCCTACTATATTCTGCGGAGCCTGATTCACCCTGCAAAATGATCTCTCTTGTGCTGTCCTATGCAGATAATGTTTCCAGACAAAAACATTTGCCATTAGCCTCTTCATCCGATACGACTCCTCATTGTTTTCTGTCAAGATCAGTCGTGGTCTGCTGCTGTGTCCCCCGGACAGTTGGAGCACAAATCCTCTTCATCTACAAAAAATTAATATATGCATGAGCAAAGAACAATAAAACAACTATGAAACTATATGCATGTTGTCATCGCTCTTACCATTATAGGCAGTCCCGCACCATATGCAGTAAAAATGGATTCCTCTCAAATAAGATGTTAAAATTTGCAGTTTATCAAAGGACTGTAAGAGAGAAGTACATATCAAATACACTTATTTACTGTATTAGATTATTCACCTTGTAAGTCTACAAGATCCCTCTATTGTAGCATATTCCTGTATGAACTGTGTCCAACAGTATATTTCGACATTGGCTACCAGTCCTCACACCAAAATGACTACATAAAACTTAAGTCAATTAAGACTTCTTATTATATTGTGAATTACACAGCCTAAAACAAATACTAACTGTAAGTTCTACAatatcctcttcttcttcttcttcttcatcatctTCGTCATGAAGATCATCGTCCTCATCATCAGGTTTAGCTTTAGGCCAGTACCAGGCTTCTCTGGGGATGGTTATGCCCTGAAACAAGAAGACACCTCAGCTGTAGGAGGCACACACACGTAGACCTCTATTGACTGCTTCTTTACAGATGTGGGGTTTAAGGTTTAAAATGTATTCAGAATTTGTGTCTGCTTTAACAAGTGGTGATATTCCTGACATAGCATTGTGATGGTGACAGATGAGTTCATGCTATCTTCTAACCTTCTGACTGTCAAGCTGCTCACAAGACCGCTGACTCCTGCTTAGGTCTCCTTCAATCTTTCGCTCCTCTCTCTCTGTTCTTACTCTTGACCTGAAATGAAAAAGATCATACACATGGACATCTGTTTTATGGTGAGGGCATATCCTACACAGAGGTTCTGTGTATCTCAATGGCAGCAAAAAAAATTCACCTAAAATCCTCCAGGTACTTGGTCTCATTCTGTTGTTTGGCCCGTACTTTCTGCCGATAATGCTCAAGTTCCTCctcagcttttcttttcttcaaccCCTCCAGTCCAATGCCCCCTCTGTCTAATGAAttacatacagaaaaaaaacacataaacattGTCATCCATTGTTTGCACTCAACGCGTCATTGTCAAAAGATTATTTATAGCCTACCTGTTTTGATATTCAGTGGGATTGGATCAACCCTCCCTGCTCCTGAAGGTACCAGAGATTAGATTTACTATTCACTTCAGTGCAAAAcggattaaaaataaaattcagaGAGGAAACTTACCCCCCTTCCCGAGGCCTTGACCAGCTTTATAACCCATTTTCTGAAGAAGTGCAAAGCCCTTGTTCTCGTTGCTAATGGAGCTCTGCAATGCTGCTTCTCGgctctccttctcctgctccttgtAGGTCTTCTGACGGTTCTTGATGTTCGTTTCCCTTTGCCGAGCTTCCTTTTTAAGAGCTTCCTTTTCCCTCCTCACCATGTTGACACCTGGTTTCACGTCTTGACTAGCAGACGCAAAAATAttacgattaaaaaaaaagtatagttattctcaaacaaacaaacagaaatttaTATTTTTACAGCCAACTTTTTAATGAACATCGCCAAATTAGCTCCGTCTTGGCTACCAAAGCCGCTTGGTTTTGGATACAAATAAAGCCACAGCATGCTTACATTTTAGTAAGAAATGCATCAGACATATAGTCCTCCTCCTCGTCAGACATTATGGACAAAGAAAAGGGGGGGAATGTAGTAATAAAGAGGTAAACAGTTTAACCAATTTTCCGTTGTGAATTCTTATTTGCTTCTCCGATGTTTGGTTCGTTCGTGGACAAATTCCGACTCGGCACAATGACCAGTATTAGTCTAAAGTTCCGTTGTGTTTGATACACACTTCTGGTGGCAATATTTACGAAAAACTGCTTGGAAATAACTGTGACAATAGATACACATAATGAGACTAAAGAATTATTTTTTTGCGCGAAAATCTATTAGTTGTGTTAATTATTCAAATGGTTTCACATCGGAAATCTTTCATTGCGACACTGCCGATACTCGTCGTCGTTCATCTTGGGTCATCGAAACACAGGTAATATGAGTAAATTGGTCCGGTTAAATCCTTATATCAGCAAGATATTTTCTGTTGGGGTGTTTATTTAACAGCTGAAAGTTGTGCAATAGTACAATAAATAGCTAAAACCAAGTCTGTATGAGAGTGTAGCCAGAGTTTAGCTTGTTCCTCGTAGGAACTAGCTAAACAGCTGGAGGCTGGCGGCCGCTGTCAAGACGAAACAAGAAAGTGTTAACGCTACTCAGCTTTGACATTTTAGCTTGTTGAACTTAATACGACACATAAGCACGCATATGTCTACATTTCAAGTACGGTAAATGACCACAGGGTCATAATGCCTAAGCTGCTCTTATAAGCAATCTAGGTGATGGCCGGTTTGATTTGATGGAAGGGCGATTGTAGGATAAGAGGCAAATAATGACAAAGTACAACCTTTACTTTAACATTGCAGACACGAGGGTGTACAGCAGTGTGATCAGAGAACCTCGCCATGGAGCTGGCTCACAGTCTGCTGCTCAACGAAGATGCTTTGGCTCAGATCACTGAAGCAAAGAGGCCTGTCTTCATCTTTGAATGGCTGCGCTTTCTGGATAAAGTGCTTGTAGCAGCAAATAAGGTGACTCATATTCAAACTTCAGTATTGCTTTGTAGAGTAGTTGCCTTTCGATGGAAATTATGACTTAATGTTTGTGCTTGAATGGCAGGTGGATGTGAAGGAGAAACAGAAGAAGCTGGTGGAACAGCTGACAGGACTGATCAGCAGCGCCCCTGGACCGCCAACCAGAAAACTTTTAGCCAAAAACCTTGCTACTCTCTACAGCATTGGTGACACCTTCACCGTTTTCCAGACTTTGGATAAATGCAATGACATCATTAAAAGCAAGGACGACACAGCTGCGTACTTACCAACAAAACTGTAAGTTCCCGTTTAATCACAGCTGTGTATTTTTTCAGGATAATTACACGGTAATGCTACACATATTATATTCTGTTTGAGCTTTGTACACTTTTACAAGTTGTAAACCGTTCAGCATTGCCTTTAAAATTTAAGGCACATGCAGTAGGTCCACCTTCAAGGGTATTAGCAGTTAAGCCAAACATTAATCTGCGGAATGacattttaatgtttaaaaGGGAGGATTAACTTTACATGAGCAGATATTATGCTGTGTTTCTTGGCTGCATAAATGTCTTGGTTGCTGTTCAGCAGGGTGTAATCCTAAATCCATTCCTGCAGGTTTCTGTGCAGAATCAGATAGGATGTGGGGAACATAGAGATGTCATAGACCCCCATGTGGCCCACTGAGCCACTGCAATACTACTGCCGTGTTTTAGAACACATTATGTGGTGTTATGAGCTGTGAAAGTAAACTTTGGATGATGCCTGTGTCACCAGTTATCAGACGAATGCCACCTTGAATTATTCCAAGAGCACACTGATGAATGTCAGAAATAACATAGTCATGGACGTTCAGTATAGTGATATAACCCATTGTgtagtttttttatttgaatccTTTTGAATTTTCATGATGATTGCGCAGCATAAATTCATGTTaattttcacacttttttttccagtgctgctGTGGCATGTGTTGGAGCCTTTTACGAGAAGATGGGCAGGATGCTGGGAAGCTCCTTTCCAGACACCATTAATAATCTCCTGAAGGCTTTGAAGAGTGCGGAGGTATGACTTTTAAGAGAGTGAAATTGGAATATTGTATGATACAATTTCAGTGCGCTGAATCTAATAGTATTCTGGACTTAAGCAACATGGATAGTCAAAAAGGCTAATTTTGTGACATCTATTTTAAAACAATATTCCCAACACAATGTAGTCCCAAGGCAGAGGAGAGATCCTTCTCAGCCTGCAGAAGGTGCTGAGTGGATTGGGTGGAGCTGCAGCTTCATGTCACAGAGATATCTACAAGAACGCCCGCTCTCTACTCACAGACAGGTCCATGGCCGTACGCTGTGCAGTAGCTAAGGTTGGTCTCAGAATAACACTTAGATGAGGGCATAAACTGTTTAACAAATGTATGATGAGCAGGTTTAGTAAATTTATTAATGTCTGTTGTtatgcagtttctcctcctgtcatAGAAATAAAGTGGCCTGATGATTTCTTGTGATCCCAGCTTAGACAGCAAGTTGATTTTTTCCGTTTCCATGTTGGAGCAAAATCCcttatttgtttttgctgtcatGAAAGATTATTTCCTCTTTAGAAAACGTGACAACAGGTTCACATTATAAGCTTCAAGCTGTGTTTACTGTGTGCTGCAACGGAGCGTGATGAAGTATTTAATAAAAGCACtacatttttttgttggttCTGCCCAATTAGTGCCTGCTGGAGCTGCAGAATGAGGCCGTTTTCATGTGGACCACAGAACTGGAGAACGTCGCCACTTTGTGTTTCAAAGCCTTGGAAGGGTCTAACTATGGTGTTCGAGTAGCAGTGGCCAAACTGCTCGGGACGGTCATGGCCACCGCCCTGATGCCCAAACAAGCAGCTGGTAAGGGAATTAGCTGGCTTAATGTGCAGTTCATGGTTGGCTGTTTTCAAGTTAAACAGACCGGCTGATTTCAAACCTTTTCTCCTCACAGTGATGCGTCAGAATGTGAAGCGGGCTACCCTTGAGGAGGTGCTGGAGCTGATGGCCACAGGCTTCCTACGGGGTGGATCTGGCTTCCTAAAGAGTGGGGGCGAGATGTTGAAGGGTGGAGGCTCTGTCAGCAGGGAGGTGCGAGTGGgagtcacacaggtgagacatcGTCTCTGATGgttgaaaaaaaagcaaaaaaaaaagcaaaaaacaccCAAAAAACAGATGTTTTCTGATTGCTCAAACTCATGCACAATCCTGCTCCTTTCTCCTCAGGCGTATGTTGTGTTTGTGACAACTCTTGGTGGTCAGTGGCTGGAGCGCAACTTCGCTACATTCTTGTCCCACGTTTTGGACCTAGTGTCTCACCCACgggccacacagacacatgTTGAGGCCGTGTACTCGCGCCGCTGTGTCTCCTTCATGCTGCGCGCCACCCTGGGTGGCTTACTTGGGGAAAAAGCGCAAATTGCTGCCGGGAAAGAAATCTGCCAAGCCATCAGCAAGCAAATGAGGGCTGTGGGTAAGGAGGATGGGGGGGAAATATCACGGTTCAGAGCATTACAGAGTAAGTActcatccatcatcatcatatTTAATTTACtcttcattctgtttctaaaATTCTTGCATGCTTTGTGCTTGTATTGTGTGCAGAGTTgggctttttttgtcttttcttgagTGTGGTAATGGCTTGCTCTGCTTTGGCTTTTTCTCTTTGCTTCTTTTGGATCactcttatttttcttttcatcagttttttaAGCAAAAGCAGCATCGTTCTGTCAGTAAAATCATCCATCGACAACTCAGCTTATGAATGACTCATTCTTGCATTGTTGCATAGCCGCCTTGGATTTGAACTCACACTCTGTTATTGCCTTCCTATCCCTGAGGAGCGGATAACATTTTCTGACTTTTGACATCTGGCTTACATcagcaaaaaaaaccaaaaaaaacagcatgtgCCTCTAAATCCACAGACACATTACAAGAGGAAGTCATTTTCACCACAGCACCACAAGATTGTATTTGCGAGtttacatttctcttttttttctttgttgttggcTTCACATCATCACATCGTAAAGTCACATTTGTCTCATTCGAAAAGGGATGATTCTTACTCTGATTTGCTTTGCAACCTTTTATCTCATGTATACTATGTCAAAAACATGATTGTATTCTTCTCGATGTTGGGCTCAAATTCGAAAGACATGTTGAATGTTTGTGTCACACAAACCGTGATCTGGGGCCCTTCATTGTACACGCTgtactttctgctgtggctttTCAAACCAGCTGGATCTCTGAGACTTCTTGAAATGAAATTTTGACAAATATTTGTTGCCAGACTAACTGGAAAAATGATATCTGGAGTCCCGGTGGAGGTTGTACCTCCCGCTGtaaatttctttttattctataggctatttagtttccagtttaTGAAACTGAAGGACTGCCACAGTTCAAGAAGCAGCTTTACATCTATTCTTTAAGTAATCTGATTGACTTTTTCTTCCACGTGTTCTCTCTTGACTATTTTCTTCGTAGAGCTCAGAGGATTTCAGTTCTTGATTAATGAGAATCAAACATGCTCATCTgtatttctttgatttctctTTTGTGAAATCTATCTCCCCCTGCATTAAACTCGTttccaatgaaaaaaaaaccctctgAGCTCTTAAGTTTTGGTACACACAGTAAGCCTGAGAGGTTTTTGGACACTGACGCTAGATTTATCAGAAGCCCAAATGTGATCGGATAATTGCCTCACAAGCCTTTTCGTAGAAAGTTTAAAGGTTTGAAGTTTAAATCCACAGCATTCGTTCAAACGAGCTCGTAGTGAAAGAGAAGCAGGCCACCGTTGGactgcaaaaaacaaaacaaaaaaaacccaactaaTTCTTCATAGAGATGGCAGGAGACAAATGAACACAGTGCTGAGCTTAGCAACACAAAGAGCCTGCACGTCCACTGAAGGCAACAGTGGTTGCTATTTGGAGGATCCCTTCTTtggtttgggaaaaaaaaaaaaaaaaaagaaagattaatCCTTTACATGTTCATCCAACCAAATGAGGAACACTGGGATGAAAGTACGCTTGCACCACCTTTCAACAACAGAAGGCAGAAAAACATCTTACAAAGCCAGAGCAGTTGTGGAACAAGATTATATGAGCTCATGAAACTAAGATCAGCTTGAACTGGAATGATGGGAAGTGGAAAGTGTGTGTATCCCCCATACACAATTCTGTGGGATAAACTTGGTTCAGTAAACATCAAGCAAAACCTCACAAATGAGGAAACCTGTTATTTGGTGAGTTTTTGGTGACCCACACTGTAAGGAATCTAGGAGAGACATTCACCAGAGGGCTTGTATCTTTAAGAGCAAGGGTTTATGGGATATGCCGGTTCCGTATTCTATTCAGTTTACATGTTGCCTAGTAACCGTGCAAGTTACAGTTGTTGGATTATTATTGTTTTGTGGAGAGTAAATGGACTGGACTCACCTCCGTCTCTTGTCTCATCATTATTATTTACGTCTCCACAAGAGTCCTTTTCATTGCCTGAAAATGATTCTGCgaaaaaccaaaaaagaaaaaaagactgatgAAAAAGAACGTTATACTTTTAGCGAGATACATTTTTCTAAAGAGGTTTCTTCTCATGAAATCGCTTTAATTCTTAAACCCTCTAATTAGGATGTTAAGCCCATATTCATTCAATAATTCCAACTTCAATGTTCCTCCATATAACTAGACTAAAAGGAACTCTGCCAGTGTCCAAATACTTCTGAGCCTAGTTGTGTGACAGTGTGTTGTATTTTAAAGTAAGAGACTCTGCCGTTGCAGATTGTTACAGATTAATGTGTGACAGCACTGCATGGCCTCTTTTGGTCAGTTATCGTATTGATTACAGAATGCAATAATCCCAGATGACCATTGTtctgaagtttaaaaaaaaaatgtcatccatCAGTGCTGCACACATCCTGAATCAGTTACTCGGTACTTCATGTTACTGTGtctttaatgcattttcatCATAATGTTTAGTTGTGATCTCAAATTAAGACTTGAATTGTTTATACCAACAAGTCTctgctcctttttctctttATGCCATGTTTTTCCAGAGGCCGTTGTAAATGACATCAGTGGTGAGAACAAGGCCGGGGCAGCTGATGTTTCTGCCAGTCAGCACGTTATGGTGTGCGCCCTGAAAGAGCTGGGCAGTTTGGTTCAGAGCTTGAGTGCCACAGCTTCACCACTCATCCAGGAGCCTTCTATTGGTGAGACGCACTAAATATGAAACTGGACTTTGGTCATTTAACATTGGCTGAAGTCAAAACGGCCTTCAAAAAGAACAATGTAACATCGTACACCCACTTCTGTTTGATGTTGGCTGGAattattgaattgaatgaaaaaATGGCACCAAATGCTCCATAATTTCAGGACTTCTTGAAACCGTGACCTCAGTGCTGCTGCACCCAAGCATGGCAGCGCGTTTGGCTGCCGCGTGGTGCCTGCGCTGTGTTGCTGTGGCTCTGCCCTATCAACTGTCTCCGCTGCTGGACCGCTGTGCAGAGAGAATCAACAACCTGAAGAGCTCACCTGAGGCTGTGAGCGGCTACAGCTTTGCAATGGCAGCTCTGCTCGGAGGTGTACACCAGTGTCCACTGGGTATCCCTCACTCTAAGGGCAAGGTACATAGCCTCAGAAAGAgctgtatttttgtgttttaggtCAGTCTACATATGTCAGTCTTCGCTGACTTCCAGTACAGCATCATTAAATAGATTATTTAAAGAATGAATGGTCTGTGTTCCCTGTAGTTGGTGGTCAGTATAGCTGAAGATCTCCTGCGTACAGCTGCTCAGAATAGTCGGCTGTCCCTGCAGCGCACGCAGGCTGGGTGGCTGCTGCTGGGGGCCCTCATGACTTTAGGTGAGTCTCCCCAATGGGACAATTGTGGAATTTGCCAACAATTCCATCTCACAGCAGCATTGTTAGCACttattgtgtttctgtgttccCAGGTTCCTCACTCGTGCGCTACCACCTCCccaaaatgctgctgctgtgGAGGAACGTGTTCCCTCGCTCCCAAAAGGAGCTGGAGGCAGAAAAGGCCAGAGGAGACTCCTTCACCTGGCAGGTCACCCTGGAGGGCCGAGCTGGAGCTCTGTGCGGTAAAGAACCCTGTGCTTTGTGAATCTGCACATGATCCAAGGTGTCAGGATGCACAGTTCTGACAAATACTGTTCCTTCTTTTCTGTAGCCATGCGAAGCTTTGTGGCTCACTGTCCTGAGCTTCTGACAGAAGACGTAATCCGCAGACTGATGACTCCCATCGAATGTGCCATGACCATGATGTCTCAGTGAGTGCGATGCTTTCAATTTTAATTATCTTTTGTTGATTTAAGACAGAATGGGATTTCATCTCTGTGTGATGATTATTTCTTGCTTTTctgggggtttttttgttaCTACATCTGCTGATTGTGATATGTTGTCCTTTTCTCAGTGTCCCTGCCATTATTAAGGTCCATGGTGCCCACCTGAAAGCAAGTGCAGCAATGGTGAGGCTCAGGTTGTACGACATCCTGGCTCTCTTGCCTCCCAAGACTTACGAAGGTAACAAATGGATTAGTTTTCACAAAGGTTAAACATAATTTATTTAATATAAGATGTTTTAAATTCCGTAATCTTTCTCTTTAGGCAGTTTCAACGCCCTCCTGAGGGAGCTGGTGGCAGAGTTTACTTTGACTGACAACTCTGCCAACACCACCACCTCTCTGCTGCGCTCTCTGTGTCACTATGATGACAGTGTGCTCATGGGCTCCTGGCTGCAAGAAACTGACCACAAGTCCATTGAGGATCAAGTGAGTTAGATTAAACTGTTAGATTAAACTGTTATATGAAATGTCGATGTTTTGTGTTGGATTGTTTCTGTACAAAAGATATTCTGACAGAGGTCCTCACTGTCTTCTTGCCAAAGTTTAACCACTATTTCCATTTACTTTCTTGGGCAATTCACAATATTCCATCTGCATTATTGGTGTTAATGTCATTGTAACATTGTTCCTAAATAGCTGCAGCCTAACAGCGCGTCTGGCAGCGGAGCTCTGGAACACGATCCCTCTTCCATCTACCTGCGCGTCCCTGTTGGCGAGGCCATTCCAGGGCCTCTCCCTTTGGGTGTGTCAGTTATCGATGCTTCAGTGGCGCTGTTTGGTGTGGTTTTCCCTCATGTCTCATTTAAGCACAGGTGAGCAGTTTCA
This window harbors:
- the gpatch11 gene encoding G patch domain-containing protein 11, with protein sequence MSDEEEDYMSDAFLTKIQDVKPGVNMVRREKEALKKEARQRETNIKNRQKTYKEQEKESREAALQSSISNENKGFALLQKMGYKAGQGLGKGGAGRVDPIPLNIKTDRGGIGLEGLKKRKAEEELEHYRQKVRAKQQNETKYLEDFRSRVRTEREERKIEGDLSRSQRSCEQLDSQKGITIPREAWYWPKAKPDDEDDDLHDEDDEEEEEEEDIVELTSFDKLQILTSYLRGIHFYCIWCGTAYNDEEDLCSNCPGDTAADHD